One genomic segment of Prosthecobacter fusiformis includes these proteins:
- a CDS encoding DUF6797 domain-containing protein has protein sequence MMRFSTLACLLFCFLSPAFAQQKAKKPSAAPKPPVIPADTPWGDFVEKDFPFFSSVLDCRDLGEGFPKDNLTPRGLILNLGHNFWACFDTDLLRISAIWEGEEGKAPVTPDALASGSYHVAGQKTKDGQEYLPKPVGKVWLANGIYPGWQVGEKPSFTDPREPGPSPEEVGRGALDPRHAAFKALKLHDSSHIELNVRVHDLDLTSLILLGMGNKCFSQNWDIPPHEEPLTLVVGVLPKIKNLTFNPKKIESITLGKQEKEDAYFGIVIEASETSGIHLQHDDSGHTWIVIPPSEQGQILDLMVTGTIPAEMPESQAKLTHWPETVATQGILSKSPDAYVLDEIPLPVPNPWKRNVRLADLAFLNDQGDAAGVTFDGDVWLISGLKGDLEKVTWKRFASGLHEPMSIVARQGELFVFDRSGIWKLVDTNGDKEADRYEMFCNLFAQTAETREFPNSMKLGPDGSLYIAKGGQEGTTFGKHNGTVIKVAPDGKSFEVIAYGLRQPFIGVNPKTGMVTASDQQGNYVPSTPIHIIKDNQFYGHLPTIAPKEVYPAPIAEPMVWLPHPVNPSGATQTWLTDAKMGPLNDELIHVGYNRPELFRVLINTRFERPQATVMSFERDFDFGPLNAQVNPADGQLYVAGFQVWGTTAKKLSGLVRVRYTDQPRVLLKEMTPTDKGLLLRFNTPMDAKLATDPASYSAERWNYKRTFDYGSPHLKLDGSTGQEWLTASSAYLSKDGMSVLVGFPDMQAGVHQMRIGWGLKSADGLEAANTAYFSPWELGKFDPAKEGFADLTVDLTPRKMETTALAKPTVEEGAKLYQMIGCMACHSIDGSTVGKVGPSWKGIYGSERILGKGGKSALADEAYLRESITNPSAKVVKGFEKFDTGMPIYAGILNESQIESLVLYIKSLK, from the coding sequence ATGATGCGTTTTTCCACCCTGGCGTGCCTATTATTCTGCTTTCTCTCCCCAGCCTTTGCCCAGCAAAAGGCCAAAAAGCCGTCTGCAGCGCCGAAGCCTCCCGTCATCCCCGCGGATACTCCCTGGGGTGATTTCGTGGAAAAAGATTTTCCGTTTTTCAGCAGCGTTTTGGACTGTCGCGACCTCGGCGAAGGTTTTCCGAAGGACAATCTGACCCCCCGAGGTCTGATTCTCAATCTTGGCCATAATTTCTGGGCATGCTTCGATACCGACCTCCTGCGCATTTCCGCCATCTGGGAAGGTGAGGAAGGAAAAGCGCCCGTGACCCCCGATGCACTGGCCTCCGGCTCTTACCACGTCGCCGGACAAAAAACCAAAGACGGTCAGGAGTACCTGCCAAAACCGGTGGGCAAAGTCTGGCTGGCGAATGGCATCTACCCCGGCTGGCAGGTGGGTGAGAAACCAAGCTTCACTGATCCCCGTGAGCCAGGACCTAGCCCGGAAGAGGTGGGGCGGGGGGCTTTAGATCCAAGACATGCAGCCTTTAAAGCCCTGAAATTGCACGACAGTTCTCATATTGAACTCAACGTGAGAGTTCATGATCTGGATCTCACGAGTCTCATTTTGTTAGGAATGGGAAACAAATGCTTTTCCCAAAATTGGGACATCCCACCCCATGAAGAACCTCTGACATTGGTTGTTGGGGTTCTGCCAAAAATCAAAAACCTGACGTTCAATCCCAAAAAAATTGAATCTATCACCCTGGGTAAACAGGAAAAAGAAGACGCATACTTTGGGATTGTCATCGAGGCCTCTGAGACCTCCGGGATACATCTCCAGCACGATGATTCAGGACATACCTGGATTGTCATCCCGCCCTCTGAACAAGGCCAGATTCTAGACCTTATGGTCACCGGCACGATCCCTGCGGAGATGCCCGAATCCCAAGCCAAACTCACCCACTGGCCTGAAACCGTCGCCACCCAAGGCATCCTCTCCAAATCCCCGGATGCCTATGTGCTGGACGAGATTCCCCTGCCCGTTCCAAATCCCTGGAAGCGCAATGTGCGCCTGGCGGACCTCGCTTTCCTCAATGACCAGGGCGATGCCGCAGGTGTGACCTTTGATGGCGATGTGTGGCTGATTTCCGGCCTGAAAGGTGACTTGGAAAAAGTGACCTGGAAGCGTTTCGCCTCCGGCTTGCATGAGCCGATGAGCATCGTCGCCCGCCAGGGGGAACTGTTTGTCTTTGACCGCAGCGGCATCTGGAAACTGGTGGATACCAATGGGGACAAAGAGGCAGACCGTTATGAAATGTTCTGCAATCTCTTTGCCCAGACAGCGGAGACACGGGAATTTCCCAACTCAATGAAACTGGGGCCGGACGGCTCCCTCTACATCGCCAAAGGCGGCCAGGAAGGCACCACCTTTGGTAAGCATAACGGCACCGTCATCAAGGTGGCCCCCGATGGAAAATCCTTCGAGGTGATCGCCTATGGGCTGCGTCAGCCATTCATCGGCGTGAATCCCAAAACCGGGATGGTGACAGCCAGCGACCAACAGGGTAATTACGTCCCCTCCACCCCCATCCACATCATCAAGGATAACCAATTTTACGGTCATCTTCCCACCATCGCTCCCAAAGAAGTCTATCCTGCACCGATTGCCGAACCGATGGTCTGGCTGCCGCATCCAGTGAATCCCAGCGGAGCCACGCAGACCTGGCTGACCGATGCCAAAATGGGTCCGCTGAATGATGAACTGATCCACGTGGGGTATAACCGCCCCGAGCTTTTCCGTGTGCTCATCAACACCCGCTTCGAGCGCCCCCAGGCCACCGTGATGAGCTTTGAACGAGACTTCGATTTTGGGCCACTCAATGCCCAGGTGAATCCGGCGGACGGCCAGCTCTACGTCGCCGGTTTTCAGGTCTGGGGCACCACGGCCAAAAAGCTGAGCGGTCTCGTCCGTGTGCGTTACACAGACCAGCCGCGCGTCCTGCTCAAGGAAATGACCCCCACGGACAAGGGATTGCTGCTGCGTTTCAATACGCCCATGGATGCAAAACTGGCCACAGATCCCGCCAGCTACAGTGCTGAACGCTGGAACTACAAACGCACTTTTGACTACGGCTCTCCGCACCTGAAACTGGACGGCAGCACGGGCCAGGAGTGGCTGACTGCCAGCAGCGCTTACCTGAGCAAGGACGGCATGAGTGTCCTTGTCGGTTTTCCAGACATGCAGGCAGGTGTGCACCAGATGCGCATCGGCTGGGGGCTCAAAAGTGCCGACGGCCTGGAAGCCGCCAACACCGCTTACTTCAGCCCTTGGGAGCTGGGGAAATTCGACCCGGCCAAAGAAGGTTTCGCCGACCTCACGGTGGATCTGACCCCACGAAAAATGGAGACAACCGCCTTGGCCAAACCCACCGTCGAAGAAGGGGCCAAGCTTTATCAAATGATCGGCTGCATGGCCTGCCACAGCATTGATGGCAGCACCGTCGGCAAAGTCGGCCCGAGCTGGAAAGGCATTTACGGCAGTGAGCGCATCCTGGGCAAAGGCGGCAAGTCCGCCCTGGCCGATGAAGCCTACCTGCGCGAATCCATCACCAATCCCAGTGCCAAGGTCGTGAAAGGGTTCGAAAAATTCGATACCGGCATGCCCATCTATGCCGGGATTTTGAATGAATCGCAGATCGAAAGCCTGGTCTTGTACATCAAAAGTTTGAAGTAA
- a CDS encoding N-acetylmuramoyl-L-alanine amidase family protein, protein MPVLFRSVCPLIVALLSFSFTSAQADVTQAEGDKPGIMGRVFGFGKKKEEAPPPAPVVEAKPKPTTPGPPPKVTTIKPKSGSSTPAKKSSSTPTTAKKSTPPAPKPTAPAKPAPPKSTGSDGEFSQSKEAEKPVVKSVTVSTPSAADIPTKLPANAGWQIVKVGGRDYITGESMHQFYRFSSYKVEGKHVWFRSNNLILKATIGSQELLINNIKFILSYPVQESSGRALFSRIDLCKLIDPVLRPTYITDAEPFDTVVIDAGHGGHDAGARGVYGYEKDFALKMANVLKTELTRRGFKVIMTRTTDTFITLSGRVAVANATPNSIFLSLHFNSGSSSAASGIETFALTPQGSSASLERGGGYNASGLTGNSHDSANIALATAVHAMVISKFKFVDRGIKRAQWSVLTGCKRPGILFEGGFVTNGNECRLIASDTYRQSVTSAIADAVVNYRTALRGAMTRTR, encoded by the coding sequence ATGCCTGTTCTTTTCCGAAGCGTATGCCCTTTGATTGTGGCGCTGCTGTCCTTCTCTTTTACCTCAGCCCAGGCTGATGTAACGCAGGCTGAGGGAGACAAGCCGGGCATTATGGGTCGCGTTTTTGGATTTGGTAAAAAGAAGGAAGAGGCCCCGCCTCCAGCCCCGGTGGTGGAGGCAAAACCGAAGCCTACGACTCCCGGCCCTCCGCCGAAGGTGACGACCATCAAGCCGAAATCCGGCAGTTCCACACCCGCGAAGAAGTCCTCCTCCACGCCGACCACGGCTAAAAAATCCACTCCCCCCGCCCCTAAGCCGACGGCTCCCGCCAAACCGGCTCCACCAAAATCCACCGGAAGCGATGGAGAATTCAGCCAGTCCAAGGAAGCTGAGAAACCGGTGGTCAAATCGGTCACTGTTTCTACCCCCAGTGCAGCCGATATTCCCACGAAGCTGCCCGCCAACGCTGGCTGGCAGATCGTTAAGGTCGGTGGCCGCGATTACATCACCGGGGAGAGCATGCATCAGTTCTATCGTTTCAGCTCTTATAAAGTTGAAGGCAAGCATGTCTGGTTCCGCTCGAATAACCTGATTCTCAAAGCCACCATCGGCAGTCAGGAACTCCTCATCAACAACATCAAATTCATTCTCAGCTATCCAGTCCAGGAATCCTCCGGACGTGCCTTGTTTTCCCGCATCGACCTTTGCAAGCTCATCGATCCAGTTTTGCGGCCTACTTACATCACGGATGCCGAGCCCTTTGATACGGTCGTGATCGATGCGGGCCATGGCGGCCATGATGCTGGTGCCCGTGGCGTTTACGGATATGAAAAAGACTTTGCTCTGAAAATGGCCAATGTGCTGAAAACGGAGCTCACACGGCGTGGTTTTAAAGTCATCATGACCCGCACCACGGATACCTTCATCACTCTCAGCGGACGTGTCGCCGTGGCGAATGCGACGCCTAACAGCATCTTCTTGAGCCTGCACTTCAACTCGGGATCCAGTAGCGCTGCCAGTGGTATTGAAACCTTCGCTCTGACTCCCCAGGGCAGCTCCGCCAGCCTGGAGCGTGGCGGCGGCTACAATGCCAGCGGCCTAACCGGAAATTCTCACGATTCGGCCAACATCGCCTTGGCCACGGCTGTGCATGCCATGGTCATCAGCAAATTCAAGTTTGTGGACCGTGGCATCAAGCGTGCGCAGTGGAGCGTGCTGACAGGTTGCAAGCGGCCGGGGATTCTCTTCGAAGGTGGCTTTGTGACCAACGGTAACGAGTGCCGCCTCATCGCCTCCGATACCTACCGTCAGTCCGTCACCAGCGCCATTGCGGATGCGGTGGTGAATTATCGCACGGCATTGCGCGGCGCGATGACTCGCACCCGGTAA
- the hflK gene encoding FtsH protease activity modulator HflK, translated as MAASRPPSLPFPDPSNFKINPGRILMAVLALLVVIGVLSSFYQVPANSVGVVQRFGKYLDTTQPGLNFKLPFGLDKVTQVEVRRQLKLEFGYGTAGATNEYQYNEDYSEMEKEKNMVTGDLNAAVVEWVVQFHIEEARDYVFNFLEPQDTMRDMSEAVMREVIGDRSIDEVLTVGRQEIEVKALERMQLIVHALKMGVRIDQIQLGNVNPPAEVKDSFDEVNRAQQQKESSINQANGEYNRVIPEARGKAEQSISQAEGYATQRVNQAQGDASRFTALLTEYQKAPEVTKKRIYLETLTEVLPSIPGKIIVDDRVPQFLPMMHLQQKATTPATTPLRPAR; from the coding sequence ATGGCCGCTTCACGACCTCCCAGCCTCCCGTTTCCTGATCCGTCCAATTTCAAGATCAATCCCGGCCGTATTCTTATGGCCGTGCTTGCCCTGCTTGTGGTCATCGGGGTTCTTTCCAGCTTTTACCAGGTGCCTGCCAACTCCGTTGGGGTCGTTCAGCGCTTTGGTAAATATTTGGATACCACTCAGCCAGGGTTGAATTTTAAACTGCCTTTCGGGCTGGACAAAGTCACTCAGGTGGAAGTGCGCCGTCAGTTGAAACTGGAGTTTGGTTATGGCACCGCCGGTGCCACCAACGAGTACCAGTACAATGAAGACTACTCCGAAATGGAGAAGGAAAAGAACATGGTCACGGGGGACCTCAATGCCGCTGTGGTGGAATGGGTGGTGCAGTTTCACATCGAGGAAGCTCGGGATTATGTCTTCAATTTCCTGGAGCCTCAGGACACCATGCGGGACATGTCTGAAGCGGTGATGCGGGAGGTCATTGGCGACCGCTCCATTGACGAGGTGCTGACCGTCGGCCGTCAGGAGATTGAGGTGAAGGCGCTGGAGCGGATGCAACTCATCGTCCATGCCTTGAAGATGGGCGTCCGCATTGACCAGATCCAGCTTGGCAACGTGAATCCGCCGGCGGAAGTGAAAGACAGCTTCGATGAAGTGAACCGTGCTCAGCAGCAGAAGGAATCCTCCATCAACCAAGCCAACGGCGAATACAACCGGGTCATTCCTGAAGCGCGAGGCAAGGCCGAGCAGAGCATCAGCCAGGCTGAAGGGTATGCCACTCAGCGTGTGAATCAGGCCCAGGGTGACGCCTCCCGTTTTACCGCCTTGCTCACTGAATATCAGAAAGCTCCCGAAGTGACCAAAAAACGCATCTATCTGGAAACCCTGACCGAAGTGCTGCCTTCCATTCCTGGTAAAATCATCGTGGATGACCGCGTGCCGCAGTTTCTCCCGATGATGCATCTTCAGCAGAAAGCGACCACTCCTGCCACAACCCCTCTCCGTCCTGCCCGATGA
- the hflC gene encoding protease modulator HflC has protein sequence MKPALSLLVLIASFALYVLATASLYTVSETEQVIITQFGKPVGDAVSDAGLHVKVPFIQKVNRFEKRIIEWDGPPANMPTRDKVYIVVDNFARWRITDPRKFFVNLRDERGAQSRLTDILGSETRNVIAKHDFIEAVRTTKDRKVARDANIGTSIADARIGNLPPIIKGRSELEKEIFANAAPKMEGFGIELMDLRFKRINYNVSVSQTIYQRMVSERTQIAERFKSEGAGEAAKILGQRERDLKLIESEAYRKVQEIEGAADAKATEIYANAYNGSVQAREFFEFTKTMEAYKKVLTADTNLILSTDSDFLHYLKSDEKKAVMPSVSSGDPVEGLPSLLDLARPTE, from the coding sequence ATGAAACCTGCGCTCTCTCTCCTCGTTCTAATTGCCAGTTTTGCCCTGTACGTGTTGGCAACCGCCAGTCTCTACACCGTCAGTGAAACGGAGCAGGTGATCATCACCCAGTTTGGTAAACCGGTGGGTGATGCCGTCAGCGATGCCGGACTGCACGTGAAGGTTCCTTTTATTCAAAAGGTGAACCGTTTCGAAAAACGCATCATCGAATGGGACGGTCCTCCCGCCAATATGCCTACACGCGACAAGGTTTACATCGTCGTGGATAACTTCGCCCGTTGGCGCATCACCGATCCGCGCAAGTTTTTTGTGAATCTGCGGGATGAGCGCGGTGCCCAGTCACGATTGACAGACATCCTGGGCAGTGAAACGCGTAACGTCATCGCCAAGCATGATTTCATTGAGGCCGTGCGCACGACGAAGGACCGCAAAGTGGCTCGTGATGCCAACATCGGTACCTCCATCGCTGATGCACGCATTGGCAACCTGCCGCCCATTATCAAGGGACGCTCGGAACTGGAAAAAGAAATCTTTGCCAACGCAGCACCCAAGATGGAGGGCTTCGGCATTGAGCTGATGGACCTGCGTTTCAAGCGCATCAATTACAACGTCTCTGTCAGCCAGACCATCTATCAACGCATGGTCAGCGAGCGCACCCAGATCGCCGAACGCTTCAAGTCCGAAGGGGCAGGGGAGGCGGCCAAGATCCTGGGCCAGCGTGAGCGCGACTTGAAATTGATCGAGTCCGAGGCTTATCGGAAAGTGCAGGAAATCGAAGGCGCGGCGGATGCCAAGGCCACCGAGATTTATGCCAATGCCTACAACGGCAGTGTGCAGGCCCGTGAATTCTTCGAATTTACCAAAACGATGGAGGCTTATAAAAAAGTGCTCACGGCCGATACCAATCTCATCCTCAGCACGGACAGTGACTTCCTGCATTATTTGAAGTCGGACGAGAAAAAGGCAGTGATGCCGAGTGTCTCGTCGGGTGACCCGGTTGAGGGACTGCCATCCCTGCTGGACCTGGCCAGGCCTACCGAATAA
- a CDS encoding PD-(D/E)XK nuclease family protein yields MNRHFWGWDAPVLKNAVRHLMHGYSGPAALDLTDTLLIVSTAEAGRRLKEALARAHAPGALVPWVWTAEQALLPAAVRKEAATRLQSQMAWQQALQKVAVEKLTALFPVLPEERGWTWQLELARVLDDLNSLLGAGGLTFADVAMQSTHDAARWHDLAIIEDAYTQELNLAGLCDAQALKLRTAIQPVLPEDIKRVIVLAAPDLPPLFQRWLLGCAAEVTVAIQAPQEMEHTFDEIGRPLPGYWGENADVMVPLPDAHMHLHHDASTQAERTITLLRELAPKARVAVGVGDPEVGAVLQEKLALENVRVFEPGGVSPTEVGLWHVLNQMRALLAGSTWKAFAVLLRVPEVRAAWMGGGQNGGLKVLKEADDFAMEHMPVTLEHALELSARAEPGSLLPTVLVAARTFVQELKSLPLTLTARTLLTQLYGERKFSPNTPSDQLTTSLADAWLGCCREIEAELARFGLTPKPEEIFALSLEALARTALTEPRGEIDLVLQGWLELLWEPAPNLVVAGLNEEHVPGILIAHPFLPDQVRQQLSLPSQATRFARDAYTLAALAAQRLHHGALHVLCGQWSERGDALRPSRLLFLCDDETLPQRVKHLFPKEESGSMRAQEPARTLAWQLRPRIRLPKVEFISPSRIRSYLECPFRDYLSQELRMEAIDASKRELAPSEFGTLAHHALQKLAEHPQMKASKDAKEIADFLVGMAMEQAHLRYGRKPAPLIRLQLESLKQRLTHAADTEAAERENGWAIYASEWSPGEKPLIIEGALLKCKVDRIDRHEHSGQFRVLDFKTADKITDPLAAHVRKVTGRTHIAEPDEWKCFQLSDGSSYQWKDLQLPLYAAALREHGLRPDAVGYFTLPKNVQDTKVLTWSGFSDEWADRALECAAEVVRRLREGRFWPPSPKAYDRGFDELFLGDLTAATLWEGPTV; encoded by the coding sequence TTGAACCGCCACTTTTGGGGATGGGATGCACCGGTGTTGAAAAACGCGGTGCGGCATCTCATGCATGGCTACTCGGGCCCGGCTGCGCTCGACTTGACGGATACCCTGCTCATCGTTTCCACGGCTGAGGCGGGGCGCCGGCTGAAGGAAGCGCTGGCGCGTGCCCATGCTCCCGGGGCCCTGGTGCCCTGGGTATGGACGGCGGAACAAGCCCTGCTACCCGCGGCAGTGCGTAAAGAGGCGGCAACACGTTTGCAATCCCAAATGGCCTGGCAGCAGGCGCTGCAAAAGGTGGCTGTGGAAAAGCTGACGGCGCTTTTCCCAGTCCTGCCTGAGGAGCGTGGCTGGACCTGGCAGCTTGAGCTGGCACGTGTGCTGGATGATTTAAACTCTTTGTTAGGTGCGGGCGGGCTTACCTTTGCTGATGTGGCTATGCAGTCCACTCATGATGCCGCCCGCTGGCATGATCTGGCCATCATTGAGGATGCCTATACGCAGGAGCTGAACCTGGCCGGTCTCTGCGATGCACAGGCCCTTAAACTGCGCACAGCCATACAGCCCGTGTTGCCGGAGGACATCAAGCGGGTGATCGTCCTCGCCGCTCCAGATTTGCCCCCCTTGTTTCAGCGTTGGTTGTTAGGCTGCGCTGCGGAAGTGACCGTGGCCATTCAGGCTCCGCAGGAAATGGAACACACCTTTGATGAGATCGGCAGGCCTTTGCCGGGATACTGGGGGGAGAACGCGGATGTCATGGTGCCATTGCCGGATGCCCACATGCATCTGCATCATGATGCCTCCACCCAGGCGGAGCGCACCATCACTCTTTTGAGGGAGCTGGCCCCGAAGGCGCGTGTGGCCGTCGGCGTTGGCGATCCAGAAGTGGGTGCCGTTTTGCAAGAAAAACTGGCTCTGGAAAATGTGCGTGTCTTTGAGCCCGGAGGCGTGTCTCCCACGGAGGTGGGGCTGTGGCATGTTCTCAATCAAATGCGTGCCCTGCTGGCGGGTAGTACCTGGAAAGCCTTTGCCGTTCTCTTGCGGGTGCCGGAAGTGCGTGCTGCCTGGATGGGGGGAGGGCAGAACGGCGGATTAAAGGTTCTGAAAGAGGCGGATGACTTCGCCATGGAGCACATGCCGGTCACGCTGGAGCATGCACTGGAGCTTTCTGCCAGGGCAGAGCCGGGGTCTCTGTTGCCCACGGTATTGGTGGCCGCCCGCACCTTCGTCCAGGAATTAAAAAGTCTGCCTCTGACCCTGACGGCGCGGACTCTACTGACCCAGCTCTATGGCGAGCGCAAGTTCAGCCCGAACACACCTTCGGATCAGCTCACCACTTCTTTGGCAGATGCTTGGTTAGGCTGCTGCCGTGAAATTGAAGCTGAACTTGCCCGCTTTGGTCTGACCCCGAAGCCTGAGGAAATCTTCGCTCTATCCCTGGAGGCTCTGGCCCGGACTGCGCTGACCGAGCCGCGTGGGGAAATCGATCTCGTTTTGCAAGGCTGGCTGGAACTTCTCTGGGAGCCTGCGCCGAATTTAGTCGTGGCTGGGCTGAATGAGGAGCACGTGCCCGGCATCCTCATCGCCCATCCTTTTTTACCTGACCAGGTGCGCCAGCAGCTCAGTCTGCCTAGCCAGGCCACACGCTTCGCCCGTGATGCCTATACCCTGGCAGCCTTGGCGGCACAGCGACTCCACCACGGGGCCTTGCATGTCCTGTGCGGCCAGTGGAGTGAGCGCGGGGATGCCCTGCGTCCGTCACGGCTGTTGTTTCTTTGTGATGATGAAACGCTACCCCAGCGGGTGAAGCATCTTTTTCCCAAAGAGGAATCCGGCAGCATGCGTGCCCAGGAGCCTGCCCGCACCCTGGCCTGGCAACTGCGCCCCCGCATCCGGCTGCCCAAGGTGGAATTCATCTCTCCCTCACGCATCCGTTCTTACCTGGAGTGCCCCTTCCGTGATTACCTGAGCCAGGAACTGCGCATGGAGGCCATTGATGCATCCAAGCGTGAACTGGCCCCCAGTGAATTCGGTACCTTGGCACATCATGCATTGCAAAAGCTGGCTGAACACCCGCAGATGAAAGCGAGCAAGGATGCCAAAGAGATTGCCGATTTCCTGGTCGGCATGGCGATGGAACAAGCGCACCTGCGATACGGGCGCAAGCCAGCACCGCTGATCCGCCTCCAGCTTGAAAGCCTGAAACAACGGCTCACGCATGCGGCGGATACGGAGGCTGCGGAACGCGAAAACGGATGGGCGATTTACGCTTCCGAATGGTCGCCGGGCGAGAAACCATTGATCATCGAAGGTGCTCTTCTCAAATGCAAAGTGGACCGCATCGACCGCCATGAGCACTCGGGACAGTTTCGTGTGCTCGATTTTAAAACGGCGGATAAAATCACGGATCCTCTCGCCGCCCATGTCCGCAAGGTGACCGGCCGCACGCACATCGCCGAGCCCGATGAATGGAAGTGCTTTCAGTTAAGCGATGGCTCCTCTTATCAATGGAAGGATCTCCAGCTTCCTCTGTATGCGGCGGCTCTGCGGGAGCATGGATTGCGTCCAGATGCGGTCGGTTATTTTACACTGCCTAAAAATGTGCAGGATACCAAGGTGCTGACCTGGTCTGGCTTTAGCGATGAATGGGCGGACCGTGCCCTGGAATGTGCGGCGGAAGTGGTCCGCCGCCTGCGGGAGGGACGATTTTGGCCACCTTCACCGAAAGCCTATGACCGGGGCTTCGATGAACTTTTTCTGGGGGATCTTACCGCAGCGACATTGTGGGAAGGTCCCACTGTCTGA
- a CDS encoding MBL fold metallo-hydrolase — MLEPETYTGGIVETNGHVLRLPGGTLLVDAPEGVAAWLRAQNIRVDALLLTHQHFDHVLDAALVKSEHGCPIYAWSPFSRALTLEKFFGAATGSSFSVPEYTVDHVLEGSANQVSIAGVEWQLFHVPGHSADSVCFWQNDQQILMSGDVIFYGSLGRCDFPGGSFKQLVAGIEEKLWPLPEITRVYPGHGPGTTIGREKRENPFM, encoded by the coding sequence ATGTTGGAACCCGAGACCTATACAGGCGGCATTGTGGAGACAAATGGTCATGTTTTACGCCTGCCTGGCGGCACTCTGCTGGTGGATGCGCCCGAGGGCGTCGCCGCCTGGCTGCGCGCACAAAACATTCGCGTGGACGCGCTGCTGCTGACTCATCAACACTTCGACCATGTCCTGGACGCGGCTCTGGTAAAGAGCGAGCACGGCTGCCCCATCTATGCGTGGTCGCCCTTCAGCCGGGCACTGACGCTGGAAAAGTTTTTTGGTGCGGCGACTGGCAGCTCCTTTTCTGTGCCGGAATACACCGTGGATCATGTCCTGGAAGGGAGCGCTAACCAGGTATCCATCGCCGGCGTGGAATGGCAGCTTTTTCATGTGCCTGGTCACTCCGCAGACAGCGTCTGCTTTTGGCAAAATGACCAGCAGATACTCATGAGCGGGGATGTGATTTTTTACGGCAGCCTGGGCCGCTGTGATTTCCCTGGCGGCTCGTTCAAGCAACTCGTGGCCGGCATTGAGGAGAAACTGTGGCCTCTGCCTGAAATCACACGGGTTTATCCAGGCCATGGTCCAGGCACCACGATTGGACGGGAGAAGAGAGAGAATCCGTTCATGTAA